From the Archangium lipolyticum genome, the window GTTGCAGTTGCCCATGTTCAGCGTCAGGTTCTTGTTCATCGCCTGGCCGAGCGGGAACGTGCGCATCTGCTGCGGGTACACGCCGATGATGGACAGCGTGCCGGCCTTGGCCAGCGCATCCACCGCCCAGGTGATGGCCTGGGCCGGTGCGTCACCGGGCACCCAGTTGTCCCCATCCGGGTTGGTGTGCGGCGCCACTTCCTTCTGCTCGCGCTTGAACTCGGCCTTCTCCTTGCGCGCCGACTTCGCCGCCGGCCCGTGGTGCGCGTGCATCGCGTCCACGCCCACCGCGTCGATGGCCCGGTCCACGCCGATGCCTCCCGTCAGCCGGAGGATGACCTCGACCGGATCCTCCTCGTCGAAGTTGATGACCTCGGCGCCCTGCACCCGCGCGGCCTCCAGCCGGTCCGCGTGGCAGTCGATGGCGAAGATGCGCCCGGCGTCCATCAGCTTCGCGCTCAGGATGGCGAACTGCCCCACAGGCCCGCAGCCGAATACCGCCACCGTGTCTCCGGGGTGGATCTCCGCGAGGTCCGCTCCGTAGTAGCCAGTGGGGAAGATGTCCGACAGCAGGATGGCGTCCTCGTCCGTCACCTCGTCCGGGAGCTTCACCAGTCCCACGTTGGCGAAGGGAATGCGCGCCTTCTCCGCCTGCAGGCCGTGGAAGGGCCCGCTCATCTCCGGCCCGCCGAAGAACGCCGTGCCCGCGCGCTTGCCGTTGGGGTTGGCCACGTCGCATTGCGCGTAGTAGCCCGAGCGGCAGTAGGAGCACGTGCCGCACGCGATGGTGGAGGGAATCACCACCCGGTCCCCCACGCGCAGGTTGCGCACGTCCTTGCCCAGCGCCTCCACCACGCCCACGCCCTCGTGCCCGAGGATGGTGCCCGGTTTCATCCCCGGGAAGGTGCCGCGCACGAAGTGCAGGTCCGTGCCGCAGATGGCGCTCGCCGTCAGCTTGACGATGGCGTCCGTGTCCTGCTGGATGACGGGCTCCGCGACGTCCTCGAGCCGGATGTCCCCAATCCCATGAAAGACGACCGCCTTCATTGTCACTCCTCCCCCGCATGGGGCTCCGGGCGCCGGTCCTCGGCGCCAGAATCTCCCCGCTAGGGGTGGGCACGGGCTCCGTCCGGTGCCAGACAAGGGCGCTCCCTCTGGTGGGGAGCAGGCGGTGGAGCGGGCCATCCGCCGCGCCGAGGCTCAGCGGCAGAGCACTTCCAGGAGATCCAGCGGCTGCAGCGGGAAGGGCGGGTGGGATGCCTTGCTCGACTGGATGACCTGCTCGATGAAGCTGTCACCCCACGTCCTGGCCACTCCGGGGTCCTGCGCGTAGATGGGGTCTTCCATGGCCTCGTCCAGGGAGATGAAGCGCACGCCGGCCTTCTTGTAGGCGGTGAGCAGCTCGTCCAGGGTGGCGGCCTGGAGGGCCCCCGCGTGCAGCAGGAGGATGTGGCGGATGCGGCGGCCGAAGACCTGCTGGCCGGCCGCGTCGGCCCAGCGCAGGAAGGTGTTCGCGTTCTTGCGGTACGCCTTGCGCAGGGCCTCCTGCGCGGCCGTGTTGCCCGCGGCCACGCAGCGCGCGTAGGCCTCGTTGAAGGCCCAGTCGCCGAAGTCGATGGTGACCTGGCCGATGCGGTAGCCCCGGGAGAGGAGATGGGAGCGGATGGCGTTGCGCGACTCGAGGTCCACGCCCTCCTGGAGGAAGGGATAGCGGAACACCTTCCACTCCCGCTCGCGCTCGCCCGCGCCCACCAGCTCGCGCAGCAGCGGCTCGTTGCGGTCCACGTCCTCCAGGTAGCTCGCGAGTCCCACCTTCCCCAGGTCCACGTGTGACCAGGTGTGATTGCCCAGACGCTGGCCGCCGGCGAGCCACGCTTCGAGCAGGGCGCGCTGCTCGGGGTGCTGCTCCACCAGTGAGCCGTTGACGAAGCCCGTCACCGGCGGCACGCCGTGCTTGCGCAGCGTGGCGACCAGGGAGTCGATGACGGCGGCCCGGGTGATGCCGGCCACCTCGGGGCCATGGCTGGGCAGATCATCGAACGTGATCGCCACCTCCAGCGGTGGCCGGGCCTCTGGGGCGGGAGCGGTCTTTTCCATGGGCGTGGCGGGAGCCGGAGTGGTGGCGCAGGCGGTCAGGGTCATGGCGGCGGCCGTGAGCAGCAGCCGCGTCACGAGGGGAGCGGAGGAGGGTCGAGAGTTCATTGGGGTCCTTGCTCGGGTGCAACTAGGATGATGCCACTCCGTTGTCTGTCGTTGGTCATCGTTCGGAAGGCGGTCCGCCCCATGCGCCTCGCGCTCTTCGGATTCGGTAAACACTCCTGGCCCAGCGTCGAGCGGACGCGGCTGTTCTACGAGCGGGCGCTCTCCACCCGCTTCACCCTGCTGCCCATCGAAGGTGAGGCGCCGCTGCCGCCGGACGTGGACGCGGTGCTGTCCTTCTCCAGCAAGCGGTGCTGGGAGCTGCGGCCGCATCCGCCCGTTCCCCTCCTCTTCGCCATGCACGGCGGGCCCATCCTGGACCAGGAGAGCCTCGCCTCGCACCTGCGCCATCTGGAGACCACGGATACGCTGATCGTCAACTGCACCTCGGACATCTCCATCTTCCGCGAGGTCTTCTCCGGCCCCATGCCGCGGATGTGCCACCTGCCGCTGCCGGTGGACCCGGGGGTGTTCCATCCCCAGGAGCGCTCCGGGTGCCGCGAGTTCCTCTCGGTGGAGGCGTATGACTACGTGGTGGGCTTCGTGGGCCGGCTGGTACCCCAGAAGGGGGCACACCAGTTCCTGCGGATGGTGGCGGAGCTGAAGCGCCGGCTGCATCCCAGGCGGGTGGCCGGCGTGATGGTGGGCAACTACTGGGTCGACTACCCGGTGCTGGCCTACACGCGGGAGTATCAGAAGTACATGGGCCGACTGTTGGAGGAGCTGGGGCTGAAGGAGGACATCTTCTACTTCCCCGCCGGCCTCCCGGACGAGGACCTGGCGGCGGTCTACGGAGCGCTGGACGTGCTCGTCCACCCCACCAGCTCCATCGACGAGAACTTCGGCTATGTGCCGGTGGAGGCCATGGCCTGCGGAGTGCCAGTGGTGGGCTCGGCCTACGGAGGCCTCAAGGACACGGTGCTGCCGGGGGAGACGGGCGCGCTCATGCGTACCTGGACCACGCGCACGGGCATTCGCATGGACCTGGAGAGGGGAGTGGAGGAGGTGGTGCGGCTGCTCCAGGACGAGCCCCTACGGGCGCGCATGTCCGAGGCGGCACTGCGGCGGGCCCGCACCGCCTACAGCGAGGAGGTGTGCACGCGCGTGTTGTGTGACGCGGTCTCCGAGGCGGTCGCCGCGCGGGCCCAGGGCCCGGTGCATCCGGTGGCGCTGGCGCCCCGCGGGCCCGAGCCGGAGGTGTCCGGATTGCTCCCGCCCGCCAATCGTCCCTGGGAGCACTACCAGGGGGTGGTGGACCACTACACCAGCGGAGCGCCGCCCGAGCCCGGTCCCCGCTCGTGGCTGCGGCTGGCCGCTCCCCTGACGGAGGAATCCCCCGGACGGTACCGGTTGGACGACGCGGCCTGGCCCGCCGTCTTCTCCCTGGACGCCGCGGAGCTCCGCCTGGCCGAGCGCTGCCGCGAGCCCGTGAGGGTGGAGCAGCTCGAGCGTGAGGGCTCGTGGGACCGCGAGCGCGTGGTGCACCTGGTGCGCTTGGGGTTGCTGCTCGTCGGTGATTGACCCGGCGGTGGGCAGCGGGTTTGCTCCGCGGCGCATGAGCACGCGTCCCGAACTGTCCGTCATCATTCCCTGGAGCAACCGCCCCGAGCTGGAGACGACCCTGCGCAGGAACTCGCGCCAGTTCACCGCCTGTCCGGCGGAGGTGGTGGTGGTCAACTGCGGAGGGGACCCGGAGCTGTTCCGCCGGGTGCTGGGCGCGAGGCCCTTTCCCGGGCTGCGCGGCGTGGAGCTGCCGGGCGTGGGCTTCAACAAATCCCTGGCGCTCAACGTGGGCGTCGGCACGGCCCGGGCCGAGCGCCTGTTCTTCCTCGACACGGACATCGTGCTCGGGGCGGACCTCCTCGGGCCGGCGCTCACCCAGCTCGGCCGCCGCCATGTCGTCACCGTGGACCGCACCTTCGAGTCCCAGCGCAAGCCCGGCCGAGAGCGCTCGAACCTGGTGGAGATGGCCTACTCGGTGCGCTTCGTGGACGCGAAGGGCCGCTCGGCCCAGGTGGAGACCAACCTCATGCGTCCGCGCGAGAACAGCCGCAGCGCCCCGGGCCTGGTCTTCCTGCGGCGCAAGCACTTCCTCGCCGTGGACGGCATGAACTCCGACCTGTCCGGCTGGGGTTGGGAGGATCTGGATCTGCTGGTGCGGTTGCAGCTCGAGCTGGGCCTGTCACCGCGCCGCAGCGGCAGCGTCACCCACCTCACCCACGGGGACGAGCACAGGGACCTGCAGGGCCAGAGCCGCGCCGCCAGCGAGCACCTCAACTTCGCGCGCTGCCTCGAGTGCTACCGCGTGGGCCACTACCGGGGCACCTACACGGACGACACCCAGACCTGGAACGGGCGGCTGGTGGAGCTCGAGCCTTCCCGGCTCAAGTCTGGCGGGGGTCGCCGCAGAGCCGCCCCATGACGACGTGACCGAAGGACAGGTGCAGGTCCTCCACGAGCTGCATGTGGTGCTCGCGCACGTGCAGCACGTGCTGGGCCAGCTCCTTGAGCCGTCCCCCGTCATAGCCACACAGGCCCAGCGTTCGCCCGCCATGCTCGTTGGCATATGTGATGGCCCGCAGCACGTTGCGCGAGTTGCCGCTGCCGGAGATGCCGATGACCAGGTCCCCCGGCCGCATCAGGTTCTTGAGCGGCTCCTCGAAGATGGACTCGTAGGAGACGTCGTTGGCGTACGCCATCATCATCGGCACGTTGTCGTTGAGGCAGATGCCTCGCAGGCGCCGCCCGTCCCTGGCGGGGATGCCCTTGTTCCAGTCCGAGATGAAGTGCGAGGCGGTGGAGCCACTGCCTCCGTTGCCCAGGGTGAAGATCTGCTGGTCCGCCCGCCAGGCGTCCTCGATGAGGTCCACCGCGCGCTCGACCTCTTGCAGATCCAGACCCTGGATGGCCCGGATCATCCGCGCGTAATAGGTCTGGCTGTAGCTCATGGTGCCACTCCCTGGCGTATGGAGGTGATGGCGCTGCCCCGGGGCTGAAGGCGCAGGGGAACCCTGCGCAACCCGGGGAGCGCTTGGATGATGGCGGGGTGGTGCTCCTCTGGAGCATCGAAGAGCAGGAAGCCGCCGCCGCCCGCGCCCAGCAACTTGCCGCCCCGTGCGCCGGCCTTCCGGGCGCGCTCGTACCAGTCGTCGATCTCGGTCGTGGAGATGCCGTGGCTCAGCTCGCGCTTGAGCTGCCAGTTGGCGTCGAGCAGCGCACCGAAGCCCTCCAGGTGCCCGGCCTCCAGCTCCCGTTTCATCTGATACGCGAGCTCCACCATCCGCCCCAGGCTGTCTCGCGTGTGCGGCCGCGTGCGGATGGCCTCGTTCTGGCCTTGGAGCATGGCCGAGGCGCTGCGGGTGATGCCCGTGTAGAAGGTCAGCAGCCGGCGTCCCAGGGCCTCGAGCACCTCCGGCCGGCAGGCCACCGGGTGCACCGACACGCGCTCGTCGGCGTGGAACTCGATGAGGTTCAGCCCGCCGTAGGCGGAGGCGTACTGGTCCTGCTTGCCGATGGGCTCGCCCAGCCGCTCCAGCTCCACGTGGCAGGCCTGCCGTGCGAGTGACTCGGGCTCCACCTGGCGGCCCTGGTGGGCGTGCAGGGCGTGCAGCAGCGCCACCGTGAAGCTCCCCGAGGAACCGAGGCCCGTGCCTTGCGCGGGCACGTCGGACATGGAGACGAGGTCCAGTCCGCCCTCGATGCCCAGCAGTCGCAGGGCCTCGCGCACCCGCGGGTGCTGGAGCTGCCCGGCCCGCTCGGCGCTGCCCTGCATCTCGCCCCCCAGCCGCAGCAGGCCGTCGAAGGACTCCTTCACCGCCACGTACACGTACCGGTCGAGCGTGGCCGACACCACCGCGCCACCGTGCTCACGGTAGTACGAGGGCAGATCGCTGCCCCCACCCACGAAGCTCATGCGCAGTGGGGCATGGGCGATGATCATCCACCCACTCCCAGCACCACGTCCGCGCGGGCTCGCGTGGCACGCACCCGTGGATGCTCGCCGTCCTCGCGCGACGCGTAGAGTGCCCGCGCCGTGGTCTCGTCCTGTCCGCGCCAGGAGCGGTCCCTGATGAAGCGGGTGAGGCGCTCGGGCTCGGGTGCCTCCACGTACAGCTTGAGCGCCAGGTGCGGCTGGAGCCAGGGCACGTCGAGCGCGGGCACTCCCTCGATGATGAGCACCTCGCCGGGCTCGAGCCGCAGCGACTCCCCCGCCTCGCGGCGCGTGCGCGTGGCGCGTTCGTACCAGGGCATGTCCACGCGCTCGCCCCGGCGCAGCCGCCCCAGGGCGTCCTCGATGGCCTCGTAATCGAAGTTGTCGGCCAGGCCGTCCTCGCGCCGCTGCCCGACGGAGCGGATCCAATTGTCGAGCGAGACGATGGAGGCGGCGCGGCCCCGGGCGCGCAGCACCTCGCGCAGCACGGAGGCGGTGGTGCTCTTGCCGGCGTGCGCCAGCCCGCCCACGCCCACCCACGCCCCGGGCGGGATGTCCCGTGCCAGCGGCTCGAGCCGGGCACGCAGCGCCGCATGGCCCACGAGGATGAACTCCACCGCCTCGGCCAGCGACAGGAAGACGAAATCCGGGCGGTCCGGGAAGCGCGCGTCCGAGCCGGCCTCGCCCGTCCTCAGCAGCACGGAGCGCACTCCGGCCTGGCGCGCCGTGCGCACGTCCACCGTGGTGTCGCCCACCATCCACGAGTCACCCGGCTCCAGGCACAGCTCGCGGGTGGCACGCTCGATGAGCCCGGTGGCCGGCTTGCGGCAGTCGCACACCCGCTTCAGCTCGGGCCGCTCGCCGGGGAAGCCCCCATCCGGGTGGTGGGGGCACCAGTAGAGCCGGTCCAGGTAGGCGCCCTGCCGTCCCAGCAGCAGCTCCAGCCGGGAGTGGATGCGCCGCAGCTCCTGCTCCGTGCACTCGCCGCGAGCCACCACCGGCTGGTTGGTGACGAGCGCGGTGCGCAGCCCCGCCTGGTTGAGCCGGCGCAGCGCCGCTCCCACACCCTCGAGCAGCTCCAACTCCTCGGGGCGCCGCACGTAGCCCACGTGCCGGTTGAGCGTGCCGTCGCGATCCAGCAGCACCGCCGGCCGGGGTGCCTCCAGCGAGCAGCGCTGGGGCCTGCCCGAGGCATGGTCCGCCTGCACGCGCGCGTAGCGCTCCGGGGTCCCCATGTCCTTGATGTACTCGGGGCTGCGATAGCCCACGAGCTTCGCGCCACGGGCGAGCAGCCGGGGGAAGAGGTTCCGGGCCAGGTCCGCGCCCTCGGCCTCGATGCCCTGGAGC encodes:
- a CDS encoding HAD-IIIA family hydrolase, with the protein product MKQMVILAGGRGSRMGGLLGTLPKPLAPVGGKPLLRHQLELGLRHGFTEAVLLTGHGGETLESALGPVEGLRLRYVREERPLGTAGALMQALPVLAERFLVLYGDTLLEVDLERMWTHHQRAGADLTLFLHPNDHPQDSDLVEVDEEDRVVAFHAPPHPPERLVPNLANAALYVVERRMLQGIEAEGADLARNLFPRLLARGAKLVGYRSPEYIKDMGTPERYARVQADHASGRPQRCSLEAPRPAVLLDRDGTLNRHVGYVRRPEELELLEGVGAALRRLNQAGLRTALVTNQPVVARGECTEQELRRIHSRLELLLGRQGAYLDRLYWCPHHPDGGFPGERPELKRVCDCRKPATGLIERATRELCLEPGDSWMVGDTTVDVRTARQAGVRSVLLRTGEAGSDARFPDRPDFVFLSLAEAVEFILVGHAALRARLEPLARDIPPGAWVGVGGLAHAGKSTTASVLREVLRARGRAASIVSLDNWIRSVGQRREDGLADNFDYEAIEDALGRLRRGERVDMPWYERATRTRREAGESLRLEPGEVLIIEGVPALDVPWLQPHLALKLYVEAPEPERLTRFIRDRSWRGQDETTARALYASREDGEHPRVRATRARADVVLGVGG
- a CDS encoding SIS domain-containing protein, with product MSYSQTYYARMIRAIQGLDLQEVERAVDLIEDAWRADQQIFTLGNGGSGSTASHFISDWNKGIPARDGRRLRGICLNDNVPMMMAYANDVSYESIFEEPLKNLMRPGDLVIGISGSGNSRNVLRAITYANEHGGRTLGLCGYDGGRLKELAQHVLHVREHHMQLVEDLHLSFGHVVMGRLCGDPRQT
- a CDS encoding zinc-dependent alcohol dehydrogenase, whose protein sequence is MKAVVFHGIGDIRLEDVAEPVIQQDTDAIVKLTASAICGTDLHFVRGTFPGMKPGTILGHEGVGVVEALGKDVRNLRVGDRVVIPSTIACGTCSYCRSGYYAQCDVANPNGKRAGTAFFGGPEMSGPFHGLQAEKARIPFANVGLVKLPDEVTDEDAILLSDIFPTGYYGADLAEIHPGDTVAVFGCGPVGQFAILSAKLMDAGRIFAIDCHADRLEAARVQGAEVINFDEEDPVEVILRLTGGIGVDRAIDAVGVDAMHAHHGPAAKSARKEKAEFKREQKEVAPHTNPDGDNWVPGDAPAQAITWAVDALAKAGTLSIIGVYPQQMRTFPLGQAMNKNLTLNMGNCNHRKYIPHLLELVRTGAVEPTELLTHVQPLTSAIEAYRSFDTRKPGWMKVELEPVMLT
- a CDS encoding polysaccharide deacetylase family protein, with amino-acid sequence MNSRPSSAPLVTRLLLTAAAMTLTACATTPAPATPMEKTAPAPEARPPLEVAITFDDLPSHGPEVAGITRAAVIDSLVATLRKHGVPPVTGFVNGSLVEQHPEQRALLEAWLAGGQRLGNHTWSHVDLGKVGLASYLEDVDRNEPLLRELVGAGEREREWKVFRYPFLQEGVDLESRNAIRSHLLSRGYRIGQVTIDFGDWAFNEAYARCVAAGNTAAQEALRKAYRKNANTFLRWADAAGQQVFGRRIRHILLLHAGALQAATLDELLTAYKKAGVRFISLDEAMEDPIYAQDPGVARTWGDSFIEQVIQSSKASHPPFPLQPLDLLEVLCR
- a CDS encoding glycosyltransferase family 4 protein, whose translation is MRLALFGFGKHSWPSVERTRLFYERALSTRFTLLPIEGEAPLPPDVDAVLSFSSKRCWELRPHPPVPLLFAMHGGPILDQESLASHLRHLETTDTLIVNCTSDISIFREVFSGPMPRMCHLPLPVDPGVFHPQERSGCREFLSVEAYDYVVGFVGRLVPQKGAHQFLRMVAELKRRLHPRRVAGVMVGNYWVDYPVLAYTREYQKYMGRLLEELGLKEDIFYFPAGLPDEDLAAVYGALDVLVHPTSSIDENFGYVPVEAMACGVPVVGSAYGGLKDTVLPGETGALMRTWTTRTGIRMDLERGVEEVVRLLQDEPLRARMSEAALRRARTAYSEEVCTRVLCDAVSEAVAARAQGPVHPVALAPRGPEPEVSGLLPPANRPWEHYQGVVDHYTSGAPPEPGPRSWLRLAAPLTEESPGRYRLDDAAWPAVFSLDAAELRLAERCREPVRVEQLEREGSWDRERVVHLVRLGLLLVGD
- a CDS encoding galactosyltransferase-related protein produces the protein MSTRPELSVIIPWSNRPELETTLRRNSRQFTACPAEVVVVNCGGDPELFRRVLGARPFPGLRGVELPGVGFNKSLALNVGVGTARAERLFFLDTDIVLGADLLGPALTQLGRRHVVTVDRTFESQRKPGRERSNLVEMAYSVRFVDAKGRSAQVETNLMRPRENSRSAPGLVFLRRKHFLAVDGMNSDLSGWGWEDLDLLVRLQLELGLSPRRSGSVTHLTHGDEHRDLQGQSRAASEHLNFARCLECYRVGHYRGTYTDDTQTWNGRLVELEPSRLKSGGGRRRAAP
- a CDS encoding GHMP family kinase ATP-binding protein, with the translated sequence MIIAHAPLRMSFVGGGSDLPSYYREHGGAVVSATLDRYVYVAVKESFDGLLRLGGEMQGSAERAGQLQHPRVREALRLLGIEGGLDLVSMSDVPAQGTGLGSSGSFTVALLHALHAHQGRQVEPESLARQACHVELERLGEPIGKQDQYASAYGGLNLIEFHADERVSVHPVACRPEVLEALGRRLLTFYTGITRSASAMLQGQNEAIRTRPHTRDSLGRMVELAYQMKRELEAGHLEGFGALLDANWQLKRELSHGISTTEIDDWYERARKAGARGGKLLGAGGGGFLLFDAPEEHHPAIIQALPGLRRVPLRLQPRGSAITSIRQGVAP